Proteins from one Neodiprion fabricii isolate iyNeoFabr1 chromosome 5, iyNeoFabr1.1, whole genome shotgun sequence genomic window:
- the LOC124182195 gene encoding UDP-glucuronosyltransferase 1A9, protein MKLTSLYGAWFSLAFVNLISASSLVTPPKSAVVLAFEYEHELSLLANTLSDENINTVLIIPSTSRDLLYDNLIDVEVVEVKVDAALASTKESRALKACESLLSDETIQNLIQEFSPTYVISPGLRHDACVLPWVRKFASIPVIWTQGSEAESYVFHQSGIALPILTGGFWNRLSSLLGIRSIVKNANSNYVTPALELVEKYLPAETDTIENLYRDVDLIFWGADTILRSDVSFVSQMLVEIGCHHCRGAHPVPPELQKELIERRSGTIATLLDKDYKNLIEEIARGLPQGRQGQAVVWKIKDVDYLKEEKPDNLFVNKEVIRQDIIGYPRTRVLLSHCEDTELLEAGFHGTPVICLPRDADETRNARRAIELGFSIETGGVHTSSNILSLIKTVHETAGFRENARKVSVAIRERPNPAVDRITYWLGYVARNKEEKKHLSVRENRGLSYKSIYSTDISLAVGFIVGLISGAVLPAAYILAGRILAAGGHSYGKQPTKPKRKYKT, encoded by the exons ATGAAGCTGACTAGTTTATACGGTGCGTGGTTCTCATTAGCTTTTGTAAATCTGATAAGTGCGTCGAGTTTGGTTACGCCGCCAAAGTCTGCGGTGGTTTTGGCTTTCGAATACGAGCACGAATTGTCCTTACTCGCAAACACTCTGTCCGACGAGAATATAAACACAGTGTTGATAATACCCTCGACCTCGCGGGATCTGCTGTACGATAATTTGATCGACGTCGAAGTTGTCGAGGTGAAAGTCGACGCGGCTTTGGCAAGTACGAAGGAATCGCGGGCACTGAAAGCCTGCGAAAGTCTCCTGAGCGATGAAacgattcaaaatttgattcagGAATTTTCACCGACTTACGTTATTTCGCCTGGTTTGAG ACACGACGCCTGCGTCCTACCGTGGGTAAGAAAATTCGCTTCAATTCCAGTGATTTGGACCCAAGGCTCGGAGGCTGAATCGTACGTGTTTCACCAGTCGGGAATCGCCTTGCCGATATTAACCGGTGGATTTTGGAACCGTTTATCGTCTCTTCTGGGTATCAGATCGATCGTGAAAAATGCAAATAGTAATTACGTCACTCCCGCGTTGGAATTGGTCGAAAAGTATTTACCAGCCGAAACCGACACCATAGAGAATCTTTACCGCGATGTCGATCTAATTTTTTGGGGCGCCGATACGATTCTCAGATCCGACGTGTCTTTCGTTTCTCAGATGCTGGTCGAG ATCGGGTGTCATCATTGTCGCGGAGCACATCCGGTTCCACCGGAACTACAGAAAGAACTGATAGAACGCCGGTCAGGAACGATCGCGACGCTGCTGGACAAAGATTACAAAAATCTGATAGAAGAAATCGCCAGAGGTTTACCGCAGGGTCGTCAGGGACAAGCGGTAGTCTGGAAAATTAAAGATGTCGATTATTTGAAGGAAGAAAAGCCGGATAATTTGTTTGTGAATAAAGAAGTTATCCGTCAAGATATCATTG GATATCCGCGCACCCGAGTCTTGCTGAGTCACTGCGAAGACACTGAGTTATTGGAGGCTGGTTTCCACGGTACTCCGGTAATATGCCTGCCAAGAGACGCCGACGAGACGCGAAACGCCAGGAGAGCAATAGAGCTCGGTTTTTCCATTGAAACCGGCGGCGTTCACACCTCTTCGAACATTTTATCGCTGATTAAAACCGTTCACGAGACAGCCGGTTTTAGGGAAAATGCGAGAAAAGTATCTGTGGCGATAAGAGAACGGCCGAATCCAGCGGTGGACAGAATAACGTACTGGCTGGGATACGTCGCGAGGaataaagaagagaagaagcaTTTGTCCGTTCGCGAAAATCGCGGCCTCAGCTACAAAAGCATATACAGCACCGACATATCGTTGGCCGTTGGCTTCATCGTCGGTTTAATATCCGGTGCAGTTTTACCCGCCGCCTATATTTTGGCCGGTCGCATTTTAGCCGCTGGTGGTCATAGTTATGGTAAACAGCCTACTAAGCCCAAGCGAAAATATAAAACGTAG
- the LOC124182194 gene encoding nuclear pore glycoprotein p62 gives MNYTFGAQNPNTQAGFTPGTTAPPVTGGAQPVTFGTSAVGAGDANKQGTLGLAQPGGHPLSKSIGQAFSTSFGTATFGASPATAPAFGTPSSGTTGFARSGSGLMGLATPQQQAITASSLPAANTAAPAGALTYGTPISAATTTNASVGFRTTTLPNTSSGLGTLAMPSSTPGLSFGAKPMTTSALTFNLASTAATSGQPPASNISFGVPKTVATTTIARPAGQSFTVPAASTPASGFTTGVGTTPAATSATGFSLFNTPQIAPSTAVAPTATATPTASAASGFNLPGSQTQAAKTTGTSLGLGSMATIAPATAATGFSTGTPASSGIFTLGSMPSVTAAASFNSGGTTTVASTPGFTLAKSTDPAASTAAPTSAPQTSLETTTNVTASTAATSQPGGLNFCQLEESINKWTLELEEQEKAFVNQATQVNAWDRLLIANGEKIVTLNQEVERVKLEQEQLEHELDYVVGQQRELQDCLVPLEKELATVSASDPEREYTYRLAENLDTQLKQMSEDLKEIIEHLNEANRSQDSSDPIVQIGKILNAHMNSLQWLDQRTSVLQTKIQQIDQMHQNFRQEHERSFNLAYN, from the exons atgaattatacatTTGGCGCTCAGAATCCGAATACCCAGGCTGGGTTCACCCCAGGAACTACTGCCCCGCCTGTCACAGGAG GAGCACAACCAGTCACCTTTGGAACATCAGCAGTAGGCGCCGGCGATGCCAACAAGCAGGGGACACTGGGTCTGGCTCAGCCAGGAGGACACCCCTTGTCGAAATCTATTGGCCAGGCATTTAGTACCAGTTTTGGAACAGCAACATTTGGAGCCTCTCCTGCGACAGCTCCAGCATTCGGTACACCGTCCTCTGGAACAACTGGGTTTGCAAGATCAGGGTCAGGATTAATGGGCCTTGCAACTCCGCAGCAGCAAGCAATAACGGCCAGCAGTCTCCCTGCAGCAAACACAGCGGCTCCAGCTGGGGCTCTGACCTATGGAACACCGATCAGTGCAGCAACAACGACTAATGCATCAGTAGGTTTCCGTACTACGACTCTTCCGAATACAAGCTCAGGTCTTGGCACCCTAGCGATGCCTTCGTCTACGCCTGGCTTAAGCTTTGGTGCAAAACCTATGACGACCTCTGCTCTTACTTTCAACTTGGCATCGACTGCTGCCACATCTGGCCAACCACCAGCCAGCAACATAAGCTTTGGTGTTCCAAAAACagttgctactaccaccattGCTCGCCCGGCAGGTCAGAGCTTCACAGTACCTGCTGCATCTACACCAGCATCAGGATTCACAACCGGAGTTGGCACTACTCCAGCTGCGACAAGCGCTACAGGCTTCAGTCTCTTTAACACTCCGCAAATTGCCCCAAGTACCGCAGTGGCTCCCACTGCTACCGCTACGCCAACGGCAAGCGCTGCCAGTGGATTTAATCTACCTGGCTCGCAGACGCAAGCAGCTAAAACAACTGGAACTAGCCTTGGCCTCGGTAGTATGGCAACTATTGCACCTGCTACGGCTGCAACTGGATTTTCCACAGGAACTCCAGCATCCTCGGGTATCTTCACGCTCGGTAGTATGCCCTCTGTTACGGCTGCAGCCAGTTTCAATTCGGGTGGTACAACAACGGTTGCGAGCACTCCAGGATTCACTCTAGCAAAGAGTACAGATCCTGCCGCTTCGACTGCGGCACCTACCAGCGCACCACAAACATCTTTGGAGACCACGACCAA TGTTACAGCCTCGACGGCTGCAACAAGTCAACCAGGTGGATTAAATTTCTGTCAATTGGAAGAATCGATAAATAAATGGACACTGGAACTAGAGGAGCAGGAAAAAGCGTTTGTAAATCAGGCAACGCAAGTCAATGCCTGGGACAGACTTCTCATTGctaatggagaaaaaattgttacccTAAATCAAGAAGTTGAAAGGGTTAAACTAGAACAGGAACAATTAGAGCACGAGCTGGATTATGTG GTTGGTCAACAAAGAGAATTACAGGACTGTCTCGTTCCACTGGAAAAAGAATTGGCAACAGTATCCGCCTCAGATCCGGAGAGAGAATACACTTATCGTCTTGCAGAAAATTTGGATACCCAATTGAAGCAGATGTCCGAAgatttaaaagaaataattgagCACCTTAACGAAGCGAATAGATCTCAAGATTCAAGTGACCCGATTGTCCAGATTGGTAAAATACTGAATGCACATATGAACAGTTTGCAATGGCTCGATCAACGTACGTCAGTTTTGCAAACAAAGATACAGCAGATTGATCAAATGCATCAAAACTTTAGACAGGAACATGAGCGAAGCTTCAATTTGGCTTACAATTAA
- the LOC124182198 gene encoding checkpoint protein HUS1, whose protein sequence is MKFRCRMIDSAAMRDFTNVANTVSRLAKACVIRLTKDEVCFHVGDDYSPIAWAVLYQNKFFSEYTMVGVCEEQDEIYLEFSPAMLAKSLSSLKMTAKSVKIKLTNREQPCLTIDIELPSISNELRQCVHDVPVKVIPRKEWGEYQAPIIPSFDVSIEMPDMKHLRNVVDQMGKMSPQLVVTAKKTGKLILKVETSFATVATHFQDLKVGGDDRDSGVTDEEEEEVSATIDIRKFGMFLTWDIIKAESVICNVVADRMINMHMNIDGHLEIHYFIPAISIL, encoded by the exons ATGAAATTCAGATGCAGAATGATCGACTCCGCAGCGATGCGCGACTTCACTA ATGTGGCAAACACGGTATCCCGCCTGGCAAAGGCTTGCGTGATACGGCTTACAAAGGACGAGGTGTGCTTTCACGTCGGCGACGACTATTCGCCGATAGCGTGGGCTGTTTTGTACCAAAACAAATTCTTCAGCGAATACACCATGGTAGGTGTGTGCGAGGAACAGGATGAGATATACCTCGAATTCTCACCTGCCATGCTCGCAAAGAGCCTAAGCTCCCTCAAAATGACCGCCAAGAGCGTCAAGATCAAACTTACTAACAGAGAACAGCCATGTCTCACTATCGATATTGAATTACCTTCGATAAGCAACGAGCTTAGACAGTGCGTTCATGATGTACCTGTTAAAGTAATTCCTCGAAAAGAATGGGGGGAATATCAGGCTCCGATTATACCGTCGTTCGAT GTTTCCATAGAGATGCCAGACATGAAACACTTGCGAAATGTTGTCGATCAGATGGGAAAAATGAGTCCACAACTTGTCGTAACTGCTAAGAAAACAGGGAAATTAATACTGAAGGTGGAAACCAGTTTTGCTACCGTAGCGACGCACTTTCAAGACTTGAAGGTTGGAGGAGACGATCGAGACTCAGGAGTAACGgatgaagaagaggaagaagttTCGGCCACCATAGATATTAGGAAATTTGGAATGTTTCTAACATGGGATATAATAAAAGCCGAAAGCGTAATTTGCAACGTAGTGGCTGACAGAATGATTAACATGCATATGAACATTGATGGACATTTAGAAATACACTATTTCATACCAGCCATTTCAATTCTGTAG